Proteins from a single region of Procambarus clarkii isolate CNS0578487 chromosome 62, FALCON_Pclarkii_2.0, whole genome shotgun sequence:
- the LOC123766677 gene encoding clumping factor A-like encodes MAGAVTTVLGTLDVARGADVAHCAAGSHYFLPHESHIRWLPPRPLHVYQVCGRDQVPGVWAWSSARSSSDSDPRSSSDSDPRSSSNSDPRSSSDPRSSSDPRSSSDPRSSSDPRFSSDSDPRSSSDSDPRSSSDSDPRSSSDSDPRSSSDSEPRSSSDPRSSDSDPRSSSDSDPRSSSDPRSSSDSDPRSSSDSDPRSSSDPRSSSDPRSSSDPRSSDSDPRSSSDSDPRSSSDSDPRSSSDSDPRSSSDPRSSSDSDPRSSDSDPRSSSDSDPRSSSDPRSSSDPRSSDSDPRSSSDSDPRSSSDSDPRSSSDSDPRSSSDPRSSSDSDPRSSSDSDPRSSSDSDPRSSDSDPRSSSDSDPMSSSDPRSSSDSDPRSSSDSDPRSSSDSDPRSSSDSDPRSSSDSDPRSSSDSDPRSSSDSDPRSSSDSDPRSSSDPRSSSDPRSSSDSDPRFSSDPRSSDSDPRSSSDSDPRSSSDSDPSYEKVRNA; translated from the exons ATGGCGGGGGCCGTTACCACGGTCCTTGGTACTCTTGACGTAGCCCGGGGCGCGGATGTAGCCCACTGCGCCGCTGGATCCCACTACTTTTTACCTCATGAGTCCCATATCCGCTGGTTACCCCCGCGCCCACTACacgtgtaccaggtgtgtgggcgtgatcaagtgccaggtgtgtgggcgtggtcaagtgccag GTCCAGCAGTGACAGTGACCCCAGGTCCAGCAGTGACAGTGACCCCAGGTCCAGCAGTAACAGTGACCCCAGGTCCAGCAGTGACCCCAGATCCAGCAGTGACCCCAGGTCCAGCAGTGACCCCAGGTCCAGCAGTGACCCCAGGTTCAGCAGTGATAGTGACCCCAGGTCCAGCAGTGATAGTGACCCCAGGTCCAGCAGTGATAGTGACCCCAGGTCCAGCAGTGATAGTGACCCCAGGTCCAGCAGTGATAGTGAACCCAGGTCCAGCAGTGACCCCAGGTCCAGTGATAGTGACCCCAGGTCCAGCAGTGATAGTGACCCCAGGTCCAGCAGTGACCCCAGGTCCAGCAGTGATAGTGACCCCAGGTCCAGCAGTGATAGTGACCCCAGGTCCAGCAGTGACCCCAGGTCCAGCAGTGACCCCAGGTCCAGCAGTGACCCCAGGTCCAGTGATAGTGACCCCAGGTCCAGCAGTGATAGTGACCCCAGGTCCAGCAGTGATAGTGACCCCAGGTCCAGCAGTGATAGTGACCCCAGGTCCAGCAGTGACCCCAGGTCCAGCAGTGATAGTGACCCCAGGTCCAGTGATAGTGACCCCAGGTCCAGCAGTGATAGTGACCCCAGGTCCAGCAGTGACCCCAGGTCCAGCAGTGACCCCAGGTCCAGTGATAGTGACCCCAGGTCCAGCAGTGATAGTGACCCCAGGTCCAGCAGTGATAGTGACCCCAGGTCCAGCAGTGACAGTGACCCCAGGTCCAGCAGTGACCCCAGGTCCAGCAGTGATAGTGACCCCAGGTCCAGCAGTGATAGTGACCCCAGGTCCAGCAGTGATAGTGACCCCAGGTCCAGTGATAGTGACCCCAGGTCCAGCAGTGATAGTGACCCCATGTCCAGCAGTGACCCCAGGTCCAGCAGTGATAGTGACCCCAGGTCCAGCAGTGATAGTGACCCCAGGTCCAGCAGTGATAGTGACCCCAGGTCCAGCAGTGATAGTGACCCCAGGTCCAGCAGTGATAGTGACCCCAGGTCCAGCAGTGATAGTGACCCCAGGTCCAGCAGTGATAGTGACCCCAGGTCCAGCAGTGATAGTGACCCCAGGTCCAGCAGTGACCCCAGGTCCAGCAGTGACCCCAGGTCCAGCAGTGATAGTGACCCCAGGTTCAGCAGTGACCCCAGGTCCAGTGATAGTGACCCCAGGTCCAGCAGTGATAGTGACCCCAGGTCCAGCAGTGATAGTGACCCCAGTTACGAGAAAGTCAGAAACGCGTGA
- the LOC138354375 gene encoding PGC-1 and ERR-induced regulator in muscle protein 1-like, producing the protein MGAGVGAGVDGSVGEDGCERDLAAVVVIRGHGAADPHIVAPTPALNTRLQHPPATPALNTRPQHTPSTPALNTRPQHPPATPACNTRLQHPPSTPARNTRPHHPPSTPALNTRPHHPPSTPALNTRLQHPPSTPARITRPQHPPSTPALNTRITRPQHPPASPALNTRITRPQHPPSSPALITRPHHPPATPALNTRLQHPPSTPALITRPHHPPSSPALITRPQHPPSTPARITRPHHPPSTPALNTRQQQCQFYCASLRSYRVKSQHPRECCTTQPVTHLQ; encoded by the coding sequence atgggtgcaggtgttggtgcaggtgttgacgggagtgtgggagaggatgGGTGTGAGAGAGATCTGGCGGCCGTGGTGGTGATACGAGGTCATGGGGCGGCTGACCCACATATTGTAGCTCCAACACCCGCCCTCAACACCCGCCTGCAACACCCGCCTGCAACACCCGCCCTCAACACCCGCCCTCAACACACGCCCTCAACACCCGCCCTCAACACCCGCCCTCAACACCCGCCTGCAACACCCGCCTGCAACACCCGCCTGCAACACCCGCCCTCAACACCCGCCCGCAACACCCGCCCGCATCACCCGCCCTCAACACCCGCCCTCAACACCCGCCCGCATCACCCGCCCTCAACACCCGCCCTCAACACCCGCCTGCAACACCCACCCTCAACACCCGCCCGCATCACCCGCCCTCAACACCCGCCCTCAACACCCGCCCTCAACACCCGCATCACCCGCCCTCAACACCCGCCCGCATCACCCGCCCTCAACACCCGCATCACCCGCCCGCAACACCCGCCCTCATCACCCGCCCTCATCACCCGCCCTCATCACCCGCCTGCAACACCCGCCCTCAACACCCGCCTGCAACACCCGCCCTCAACACCCGCCCTCATCACCCGCCCTCATCACCCGCCCTCATCACCCGCCCTCATCACCCGCCCTCAACACCCGCCCTCAACACCCGCCCGCATCACCCGCCCGCATCACCCGCCCTCAACACCCGCCCTCAACACCCGCCAGCAACAGTGTCAGTTCTACTGCGCCTCGCTCAGGTCATATCGTGTAAAATCGCAACACCCGCGTGAGTGTTGCACGACACAACCGGTCACACACCTGCAGTAA